A genomic stretch from Hymenobacter psoromatis includes:
- a CDS encoding Holliday junction DNA helicase RuvB: MREAYLTGGTDQFDATDKDIDKALRPLSFSDFTGQDKILENLKVFVAAAKQRGDALDHVLLHGPPGLGKTTLSHIIANELGAGIKMTSGPVLDKPSDLAGLLTNLEPHDVLFIDEIHRLNPVVEEYLYSAMEDYRIDIMLDSGPNARSVQISLSPFTLIGATTRSGMLTAPLRARFGIAARLEYYDSKLLTTIVLRSAEILQTPIHDDAAYEIARRSRGTPRIANNLLRRTRDFAQIKGDGTITVDIAQFALNALDVDARGLDDMDKRILTTIIDKFKGGPVGISTIATACGEEGETIEEVYEPFLIQEGYIKRTARGREATEAAYQHLGRLLPNHLRGNNGDLFGEITS, from the coding sequence ATGCGTGAAGCCTATCTCACCGGCGGCACCGACCAGTTCGACGCCACCGACAAGGACATTGACAAGGCGCTGCGGCCGCTGAGTTTCAGCGACTTCACGGGCCAGGATAAGATTCTGGAAAACCTCAAGGTTTTCGTGGCCGCCGCCAAGCAGCGCGGCGACGCCCTCGACCACGTGCTGCTGCACGGGCCCCCCGGCCTGGGTAAAACCACGCTCTCGCACATCATCGCCAACGAGCTGGGTGCGGGCATTAAGATGACTAGTGGCCCGGTGCTCGACAAGCCCAGCGACCTCGCCGGCCTGCTCACCAACCTGGAGCCGCACGACGTGCTCTTCATTGACGAGATTCACCGCCTCAACCCGGTGGTGGAAGAATATCTCTACTCCGCGATGGAGGACTACCGCATTGATATTATGCTCGACTCGGGTCCCAACGCCCGCTCGGTGCAGATTTCGCTATCGCCCTTCACGCTCATCGGGGCTACCACGCGCTCGGGCATGCTCACGGCACCGTTGCGGGCGCGCTTCGGCATCGCGGCCCGGCTGGAGTATTATGACTCTAAGCTGCTGACAACCATCGTGCTGCGCTCGGCGGAGATATTACAGACGCCTATCCACGACGATGCAGCCTACGAGATTGCGCGGCGCTCGCGGGGCACGCCTCGCATCGCCAACAACCTGCTGCGCCGCACCCGCGACTTTGCCCAGATTAAAGGCGATGGCACCATCACAGTGGACATCGCGCAGTTTGCCCTGAACGCGCTCGACGTGGACGCCCGCGGCCTCGATGACATGGATAAGCGCATCCTCACCACCATTATTGACAAGTTCAAAGGTGGTCCGGTGGGCATCAGCACCATCGCTACGGCCTGCGGCGAGGAGGGCGAAACCATTGAGGAAGTCTATGAGCCCTTCCTCATCCAGGAAGGCTACATCAAGCGCACGGCGCGGGGTAGGGAAGCCACTGAGGCGGCTTATCAACATCTGGGCCGCCTGCTGCCCAATCACTTACGCGGCAACAATGGCGACTTGTTCGGCGAGATTACGTCGTAG
- a CDS encoding epoxyqueuosine reductase gives MLPHAEWTPYIKRRAAELGFMACGISRAGFLEEEAPRLENWLKKGMHGQMSWMENHFDKRLDPRLLVDGARSVISLLLNYYPPAEAQQPADTLQISKYAYGRDYHFVIKDKLKTLLADMQTHIGEVGGRCFVDSAPVLDKAWAKKSGLGWVGKNSNLITPGAGSFYFIAELIVDVELDYDGAIRDYCGTCTKCLDACPTQAITEPYVVDGSKCISYFTIELKDQLIPQSVAGQFGSWIFGCDICQDVCPWNRFSKPTQETQFQPHAGLKELSASDWQEITHEVFQALFKQSALKRTGYERLKRNIRFVTGQRQTDSGGQAG, from the coding sequence ATGCTGCCGCACGCCGAATGGACGCCCTACATCAAGCGCCGCGCCGCCGAGCTGGGCTTTATGGCCTGCGGCATTTCCCGAGCCGGGTTTTTGGAGGAGGAAGCGCCGCGCCTCGAAAACTGGCTTAAGAAGGGGATGCACGGGCAAATGAGCTGGATGGAAAACCACTTCGACAAGCGCCTCGACCCGCGTTTGCTCGTGGATGGCGCCAGGTCGGTGATTTCGCTGCTGCTCAATTACTACCCCCCCGCCGAGGCGCAGCAGCCCGCTGACACGCTGCAAATCAGCAAGTACGCCTACGGACGCGACTACCACTTCGTCATCAAAGACAAGCTCAAAACGCTGCTGGCCGACATGCAGACCCACATCGGCGAGGTGGGCGGGCGCTGCTTTGTCGATTCGGCCCCGGTGCTCGACAAGGCCTGGGCCAAAAAGAGCGGCCTGGGGTGGGTAGGGAAAAACAGCAACCTCATCACGCCGGGCGCGGGCTCGTTCTACTTCATTGCCGAGCTGATTGTGGACGTGGAGCTGGACTACGACGGGGCCATTCGCGACTACTGCGGCACCTGCACCAAGTGCCTTGACGCCTGCCCCACGCAAGCCATCACCGAGCCCTATGTGGTCGATGGCAGCAAGTGCATCAGCTACTTCACCATTGAGCTGAAGGACCAGCTGATTCCACAAAGTGTGGCCGGGCAGTTCGGCAGCTGGATATTTGGCTGCGACATTTGCCAGGACGTATGCCCTTGGAACCGCTTTTCCAAGCCCACGCAGGAGACACAGTTTCAGCCCCATGCGGGGCTGAAAGAGCTATCGGCCAGCGATTGGCAGGAGATTACCCACGAAGTTTTTCAGGCGTTGTTCAAGCAGTCGGCGCTCAAGCGCACCGGCTATGAGAGGCTCAAGCGCAATATCCGGTTCGTGACCGGGCAGCGCCAGACCGATTCAGGCGGCCAGGCGGGGTAG
- a CDS encoding Tat (twin-arginine translocation) pathway signal sequence containing protein, with product MPTTFSSDASSRPAAPDQPLLTPIKRRSFFMYAGATAGATALVLAGCSKSDSSPGTIDVGSGDFGVLNYAYALEQLEAAFYAQVLAGSYFTALPAGSAENQIFTDLALHEKIHADFLKTALGTNAIKALTPDFSSITFSDRTSVLNAAQAFEDLGVQAYNGAGRYITSVDYLTLAGKIVSVEARHAALIRDLISYNSFVGPVSGTSVTSNAVIDPSLTSATARQEQSKAPSVVLMTANNFLAPGSKISANSFM from the coding sequence ATGCCTACCACTTTCTCTTCGGATGCTTCGTCGCGGCCAGCTGCTCCAGACCAGCCGCTGCTGACACCCATCAAGCGACGCTCGTTTTTCATGTATGCCGGAGCCACGGCCGGGGCTACGGCCCTGGTGCTGGCCGGGTGCAGCAAAAGCGACTCCTCACCAGGCACCATTGACGTGGGTTCGGGTGATTTTGGCGTTCTCAATTATGCTTATGCCCTAGAGCAGCTGGAGGCGGCTTTCTACGCGCAGGTGCTGGCCGGCTCCTATTTCACCGCTTTGCCCGCCGGTAGCGCCGAAAATCAAATCTTCACGGATTTGGCGCTGCACGAGAAAATTCACGCCGATTTCCTGAAAACGGCGCTGGGCACCAACGCCATCAAGGCGCTGACTCCAGACTTTTCCTCCATCACTTTCAGCGACCGCACCAGCGTGCTGAATGCCGCGCAGGCGTTCGAAGATTTGGGGGTGCAGGCTTATAACGGCGCGGGGCGCTATATCACCAGCGTCGATTATCTCACGCTGGCCGGCAAAATAGTATCGGTAGAAGCCCGCCACGCGGCGCTCATCCGCGACCTGATTTCCTACAACTCTTTCGTGGGCCCCGTAAGCGGCACGTCCGTGACCAGCAATGCCGTCATCGACCCCAGCCTGACCTCCGCCACGGCGCGCCAGGAGCAGTCCAAGGCCCCGTCGGTAGTGCTCATGACGGCCAATAATTTTCTGGCTCCTGGCTCGAAAATTTCGGCCAACAGCTTCATGTAA
- a CDS encoding chorismate synthase, which yields MSNSFGTLFRITTFGESHGVGIGVIIDGCPAGLALDPAAIQAALDRRRPGQSALTTPRQEADRVQVQSGTFEGLTTGTPISLFIPNADQRSGDYSHIASAYRPSHADYTYDAKYGRRDHRGGGRSSARETAARVAAGAVAAALLAHFGIEVKAYVSAVGEVEVGKTYEALDLSLIDSNPVRCPDPEAAARMEARIRAAQAARDTVGGVVTGVATGLPPGLGEPVFDKLPAVLGHALLSINAVKGFEFGSGFEGTKLPGSAHNDQFYTDEAGRVRTRTNHSGGSQGGISNSQDVYFRVAFKPVATILQPQQTINQAGEAVELAGVGRHDACVLPRAVPIVEAMTQLVLADLLLRARANQL from the coding sequence TTGTCTAATTCTTTCGGAACACTTTTTCGCATCACCACCTTCGGCGAGTCGCATGGGGTAGGGATTGGGGTAATCATTGACGGCTGCCCGGCGGGGCTGGCCCTCGACCCGGCGGCCATTCAGGCGGCGCTGGACCGGCGGCGGCCGGGGCAGTCGGCGCTCACTACCCCCCGCCAGGAGGCTGACCGCGTGCAGGTGCAGTCAGGCACGTTTGAGGGCCTGACCACGGGCACGCCCATCAGCCTGTTTATCCCCAACGCCGACCAGCGTTCCGGCGACTATTCGCACATTGCCAGCGCCTACCGCCCCAGCCACGCCGACTACACCTACGACGCCAAGTATGGCCGCCGCGACCACCGCGGCGGCGGCCGCAGCTCGGCCCGCGAAACGGCCGCCCGCGTGGCCGCCGGGGCCGTGGCCGCCGCGCTGCTGGCGCATTTTGGCATCGAGGTGAAGGCCTACGTCTCGGCCGTGGGCGAAGTGGAAGTGGGCAAAACCTACGAAGCGCTCGACCTGAGTCTCATCGACAGCAACCCCGTGCGCTGCCCCGACCCCGAAGCCGCCGCCCGCATGGAAGCCCGCATCCGCGCGGCCCAGGCCGCCCGCGACACGGTGGGGGGGGTAGTGACGGGCGTGGCCACCGGCCTGCCGCCCGGCCTCGGCGAGCCCGTGTTCGATAAATTGCCCGCCGTGCTGGGCCACGCGCTGCTGAGCATCAATGCCGTGAAGGGCTTTGAGTTTGGCTCGGGTTTCGAGGGCACCAAGCTGCCCGGCTCGGCGCACAATGACCAGTTTTACACCGATGAGGCGGGCCGCGTGCGCACCCGCACCAACCACAGCGGCGGCAGCCAGGGCGGCATCAGCAACAGCCAGGACGTGTACTTCCGGGTAGCCTTCAAGCCGGTGGCCACCATCCTGCAACCCCAGCAAACTATCAACCAGGCCGGCGAAGCGGTGGAGCTGGCCGGCGTGGGCCGCCACGATGCCTGCGTGCTGCCCCGCGCCGTGCCCATCGTGGAGGCTATGACCCAGCTCGTGCTGGCCGATTTGCTGCTGCGGGCGCGCGCCAACCAGCTTTAG
- a CDS encoding thioredoxin yields the protein MSTISIYAEASPNPESMKFVLNSTLLPDGVSVDYPTLEAAANSPIAQELFNFDYVGRVFIAQNFITVSKTQPELGWTSIIPELRQFIKSYVEAGGELFIVDPAAEQKAAQAASAGDPTQQDGFTSQKIIDLLDNYVRPAVEQDGGNITFKSYRDGIVTVNLQGSCSGCPSATVTLKSGIENLLKRMVPEVKEVVAEGITV from the coding sequence ATGTCAACCATCTCCATCTACGCCGAGGCGTCGCCCAATCCTGAGAGCATGAAATTCGTGCTCAATTCCACGCTGCTGCCCGATGGCGTGAGCGTGGACTACCCTACCCTGGAGGCGGCGGCCAACTCGCCCATTGCCCAGGAGCTGTTCAACTTCGACTACGTGGGCCGGGTCTTCATCGCCCAAAACTTCATCACCGTTTCCAAAACGCAGCCCGAGCTGGGCTGGACCAGCATCATCCCCGAGCTGCGCCAGTTCATCAAGAGCTACGTAGAGGCTGGTGGTGAGCTGTTTATCGTGGACCCCGCCGCTGAGCAGAAGGCCGCCCAGGCCGCCAGCGCCGGCGACCCCACCCAGCAGGACGGCTTCACGAGCCAAAAAATCATCGACCTGCTCGACAACTACGTGCGCCCCGCCGTGGAGCAAGACGGCGGCAACATCACCTTCAAAAGCTACCGCGACGGCATCGTGACCGTGAACCTGCAAGGCTCATGCTCGGGCTGCCCCTCGGCCACGGTCACGCTCAAGTCGGGCATCGAAAACCTGCTCAAGCGCATGGTGCCCGAGGTGAAGGAAGTAGTTGCCGAAGGCATCACGGTGTGA